One region of Daphnia pulicaria isolate SC F1-1A chromosome 7, SC_F0-13Bv2, whole genome shotgun sequence genomic DNA includes:
- the LOC124349271 gene encoding mediator of RNA polymerase II transcription subunit 12-like isoform X3 produces MACLSMENRPLKKLRLGPPDVYPQDPKQKEDELTPVNVKQGFSHTPNLNQSEEYGSAKNHNFSLSKVQTFINGVLTKKQEINTLPDTGRKRQLINPKENFHNVTPKSKAFIESWFKDLAGSKPLMNLGKRVPIFNKKEEIFIQLSEYQVPMSRAIWLIKMTSAYSVAISEAKMKKRQVPDSSQEWTSTLVRFIKEQIVKLQDFYQKSTNSGGTSAAYASNATAYHNGSPLMSDEQKLALRQFNYCQQLCKVMFEEGLLECQDFLQWQLDMLEKCKTCDDGLLKFIIPLILQYVDEFTQCEILSRKLVFQVCRRISPLLSNDQISEGSVSLDVGNCGQHRSVLIQMSAIIQAVVLHCPTALVWNHSGEGKISSHLVGSPLDHLPIPPSALPMAPRFSNDHVRQMLREAENAIKQRSKAAESRWPLDKLVYHSEINCSVKQKQQNQPQTGIITARVLQALEALDLHSFDRVDLTNSIDSLYVKIFPAIGGIKGNVDPATVEQIGQFAKQDEPFVRLLCQWAVSDQRYGEHRAIAAALLLEKRQMDLVALTESDAVGGEDNDTDENLAAVSAVQPVYQGFLMKFLDSEAPVLNESSSGHNNRTVFASLVHLYYELIKHDVFSHDMYMCTLISRGDLLSVTPGHSGATVAPSNSGHFAGTPSSGMSSLTGFQCMNDLRCEMDDSKIDDDLGKLLQHIKEEQQIVMDTPDSPKDESHNTLESGRGEKEGKRQSRHLLFTTHFPLPQDDSLIHDCNQRHILLYGVGKAREESRHAVKKVSKEMCRLFHKKLAIDVQTEGTNLAGGVGAFVGSSKSRKHSSRLEFNFELSMQRFLSLSYFDRHAVAAQAASTCMEMINSFTVGGAAYLPILEHISFLFDLFEVSLSISGLIDLCLQLLKELPEVELLLSQRNSVLSRNYLTNVGLYIVGVLRRFHCCLLLSPESTAAAFESLCRIVKHVTNPADCSSAERCILAYLYDLYSCCSFLKAKNGQLDSSLTSSNSSSSRGSSGVAMNTGSEVFAFSNAYPKIKQTIFAPVVSLPKSVHPLNRDFLQDYITSPRRKPEPHILRQLSDSAQLRYSFVFNVVVAVCNEADNDKLNDIALLCAELTAGCSALSAEWLGVLTSLCYSATAYIDVSTQVDVQDNSIHHNLAVLFSVLLARHCFGLQDFLLYVGVPSLVKIWNEGGRSDTDPEAEAGARLTCHLVLRLFKTSDAPHPACYSNSSHSVNASPHHTLQQTTPSSLGVKLACDRHLLAATHNSISVGPVLAVLKAILVLADRVPPEGKSSRLTGSGSNINSSNRLGVGNSSMANEVSISHILGTSWSGDLDLDFGSSNIGVGGGRNSFGGATENVPLASYARYVLRQICSQPWVHQRCLQNPEELLKLDGLLDSCLSLRQAQRLLQMISRPDSGASVVEDISNEHQDYRQVVNRVLESLDQWRLRVAWLDLQLLCQQLTSIGSGGASSTDMNQLLEAIARAVLDVFELSTTPGVKEEPDQSGGSSSLKKRTEAAAATPSSSVSGSAIKSHPSLSISLIAPLVSKLPGTVQGRILKVASQVLESCNWGLVSKGKDKERNIPNPTLAFRSKSLLSYEPLLSLVMTCLKGQDEQREMFLSSLHSQLSHFNFLPKEDRLYQGEDIRARQAMLEALQLRFSLVGGLFDSILRNPMVAIDWAILLTQLVTNGVVDASNNTELFTTLQDMLATLLHSTLVTDGQSDRGEDSRKYYPILIKKLKKELAERKGSPSIQCIKQLLPLPKLTSEFVTCEPYGTLTDTKGNKISGFDSNDKKQGHRLYEKQRVSPWEILEGHKTAAPLSWAWFGAVRVERKPLRHQEVQRLLRHHTHALHKPASYYLEHPILPPEELEPPVVEKIVPKEEVCFKMEIPSSDQSPRGVTKRGQKSNQRRPRGRRGAAAAAAAAAAAATVSQPTVGGGYQSPVASGMYPPQPPPQWNNYTAPAPPASQQGTVPTPAAFFPQQTIGPRFPSERPGTQSRQALSNMLRQRHTSTQFVPGSGANPAVANPTAVPSAPPTGAGGGAMPNNPRVAPGAVAGGGANQQQFPNISMVDKQRQQQFMRQQMRQQHTGGNVFGQQGPQQAQPQQQQQQQQQQQQQQQQQQQQQQQQQQVQMAPGGFSNIHTPMNQNFGMFQSGTPGMQQLVNPQQQQAQSQPAQQQPQQQGMMGQHFPQAGNFPMQQTQPQGNMILMQQQHQQPQGRGMNATPMRPPFMQSAGMQMNAAQPNQFVRGAMPNQQQAVRLQHQQMVAIQQQQQMQHNMGQQQQHNQHYHQPF; encoded by the exons ATGGCTTGTTTGTCAATGGAAAATCGTCCTCTTAAAAAATTGAGATTAGGACCGCCCGATGTTTACCCACAGGAtcccaaacaaaaagag gatgAACTGACTCCTGTCAATGTGAAACAAGGATTTTCTCATACACCCAATCTTAATCAGTCTGAAGAGTATGGATCTGCTAAAAATCACAACTTTTCTTTATCAAAG GTCCAAACTTTTATTAATGGAGTgcttacaaaaaaacaagaaatcaacaCATTGCCTGATACTGGCCGAAAACGCCAACTCATCAATCCCAAAGAAAATTTCCATAATGTTACTCCAAAGTCCAAGGCATTCATTGAATCTTGGTTCAAAGACTTAGCAGGCAGCAAACCTTTGATGAATCTAGGAAAAAGA GTGCCAATATTCAAcaagaaggaagaaatattTATCCAACTAAGTGAATATCAGGTTCCTATGTCTAGAGCAATATGGTTAATCAAGATGACATCTGCGTATTCAGTGGCTATTTCTGAAGCCAAAATGAAAAAGCGTCAAGTTCCAGATTCCTCTCAAG AGTGGACAAGTACATTGGTCCGGTTCATAAAGGAACAAATTGTGAAACTACAAGATTTCTATCAAAAATCCACAAATAGTGGAGGAACTTCTGCAGCATATGCTTCAAATGCTACTGCATATCATAATGGTAGCCCTTTGATGAGTGATGAACAGAAGCTTGCTCTTCGCCAATTTAATTATTGCCAGCAATTATGCAAAGTCATGTTTGAG GAGGGACTTCTTGAATGCCAAGATTTCTTACAATGGCAGTTGGACATgcttgaaaaatgtaaaacttgtGATGATGGTCTTCTCAAGTTTATTATTCCATTAATCTTGCAGTATGTAGATGAATTTACACAGTGTGAAATTCTGAGTCGAAAGCTTGTTTTTCAG GTGTGTAGAAGAATTTCACCGCTTCTATCGAACGATCAAATCAGCGAAGGATCAGTTTCGTTAGATGTGGGAAATTGTGGGCAGCATAGGAGTGTTCttattcaaatgtctgccaTCATTCAAGCAGTCGTTCTTCATTGTCCGACGGCATTAGTTTGGAACCATTCCggagaaggaaaaatatcatCTCATTTGGTTGGATCCCCTTTAGATCATTTGCCTATTCCTCCATCAGCATTACCTATGGCTCCTCGTTTTTCAAACGATCAC GTCCGCCAGATGCTTCGAGAAGCTGAGAATGCCATCAAACAGCGTAGTAAGGCTGCCGAATCACGATGGCCTTTAGATAAACTGGTTTATCACTCCGAAATCAATTGTAGTGTTAAA cagaaacaacaaaatcagCCACAGACTGGGATTATAACAGCACGAGTGCTTCAGGCTCTCGAAGCATTGGATCTTCATAGTTTCGACCGTGTAGACTTGACCAACAG TATCGATTCACTGTACGTCAAAATATTTCCGGCAATTGGGGGAATCAAAGGAAATGTTGATCCTGCAACTGTAGAGCAAATTGGCCAATTCGCCAAACAGGATGAACCGTTTGTTCGCCTGTTGTGTCAATGGGCAGTTAGTGATCAACGATATGGAGAACACCGCGCGATTGCAGCTGCTCTGCTTCTAGAAAAGAGACAAATGGATTTGGTGGCTTTAACAGAAAGTGATGCTGTTGGAGGCGAAGACAATGATACCGACGAAAATTTGGCTGCCGTTTCCGCCGTCCAACCCGTTTATCAG ggatttttaatgaaatttcttgACTCCGAAGCACCAGTGCTCAATGAATCAAGTTCCGGGCACAACAATCGAACAGTTTTTGCGTCTTTGGTTCATTTATACTATGAACTCATCAAGCATGACGTGTTCTCTCATGACATGTACATGTGTACTCTCATTTCGCGAGGTGATCTTCTCTCAGTTACACCTGGCCATAGTGGAGCAACGGTTGCTCCGTCAAATTCGGGTCATTTTGCTGGCACTCCAAGCAGTGGAATGAGTAGTTTAACGGGATTTCAATGTATGAATGATTTACGCTGTGAAATGGATGACAGTAAAATAGACGACGATCTTGGGAAGTTGTTGCAACATATCAAAGAAGAACAACAAATTGTCATG GACACGCCTGATTCTCCCAAAGATGAAAGTCATAACACACTTGAATCTGGTCGAGGAGAGAAAGAGGGTAAACGTCAATCAAGACACCTCCTGTTTACCACTCATTTTCCTTTGCCTCAG GACGATAGTTTAATCCACGACTGCAATCAACGACACATTCTGCTGTACGGAGTTGGAAAAGCACGCGAAGAATCTCGCCATGCTGTTAAAAAAGTCTCAAAGGAAATGTGTCGCCTTTTTCACAAGAAGCTAGCGATTGATGTCCAAACGGAAGGGACAAATCTAGCTGGAGGAGTCGGAGCCTTTGTAGGTTCTTCGAAATCCCGAAAACACTCGTCGCGCCTCGagttcaattttgaattgagCATGCAACGCTTTCTATCGTTATCTTACTTTGATCGTCATGCCGTAGCTGCCCAAGCAGCCTCAACTTGTATGGAAATGATCAATAGCTTCACCGTTGGAGGAGCAGCGTATTTGCCTATTTTGgaacacatttcttttctcttcgatCTCTTCGAAGTTTCGCTAAGTATAAGTGGACTCATTGATCTATGTCTACAGCTCCTTAAAG AACTCCCTGAAGTTGAGCTCCTGCTGTCTCAAAGGAACTCGGTTCTTAGTCGTAACTACCTAACCAACGTAGGACTGTATATCGTTGGCGTACTTCGCCGTTTTCACTGCTGTCTACTACTCTCACCCGAATCGACTGCTGCTGCGTTTGAATCGCTATGTCGGATTGTCAAGCACGTTACGAATCCTGCCGATTGCAGTTCGGCGGAACGCTGCATTTTAGCGTATTTGTACGACTTGTACAGTTGCTGCTCATTCCTTAAG GCCAAAAACGGTCAATTGGATTCATCTCTAACGAGTTCAAACTCATCTTCTAGTCGCGGCAGTAGTGGTGTGGCTATGAATACCGGAAGTGAAGTGTTTGCTTTCTCAAACGCGTACcctaaaattaaacaaaccaTATTTGCCCCTGTCGTATCACTACCGAAATCCGTGCATCCACTGAACCGGGATTTTCTCCAGGACTACATAACTAGTCCACGCCGAAAGCCCGAGCCCCACATTTTGCGTCAACTGTCGGACTCTGCACAATTGCGTTATAGCTTCGTCTTCAACGTTGTAGTAGCTGTGTGCAATGAAGCTGACAATGATAAGCTAAATGATATTGCACTTCTCTGTGCCGAATTGACCGCCGGATGTTCGGCACTGTCCGCCGAGTGGTTAGGAGTGTTGACATCTCTCTGCTATTCGGCCACGGCTTACATAGATGTATCAACACAGGTCGATGTTCAG GATAATTCCATCCACCACAATTTAGCTGTCCTGTTTTCGGTACTTTTAGCGCGTCATTGCTTTGGGCTTCAGGATTTTTTGCTATATGTTGGAGTTCCTTCGTTGGTTAAAATATGGAACGAAGGGGGCCGTTCCGATACCGATCCGGAAGCCGAAGCCGGTGCGCGTTTGACTTGCCACCTCGTGTTGCGGCTGTTTAAGACGTCGGATGCTCCACATCCTGCGTGTTACAGCAATAGCAGTCACAGTGTGAATGCCTCCCCTCATCACACATTGCAACAAACCACGCCTTCCTCTTTGGGTGTAAAACTAGCGTGTGATCGCCATCTCCTAGCGGCTACTCACAATAGCATTTCTGTTGGTCCTGTCTTAGCGGTACTCAAAGCAATCCTGGTGCTGGCAGATCGCGTTCCACCCGAAG GTAAAAGTAGCCGGCTGACAGGCAGTGGAAGCAACATCAACAGCAGTAATAGGTTGGGGGTAGGTAACAGTTCGATGGCCAACGAAGTCAGTATCTCCCACATCTTGGGAACCTCTTGGAGCGGTGACTTAGACTTGGACTTTGGTTCGAGCAATATTGGAGTCGGAGGCGGTCGTAACAGTTTTGGTGGGGCTACCGAGAACGTGCCATTGGCATCCTACGCCAGATATGTTTTGAGACAAATTTGCTCTCAGCCTTGGGTTCATCAACGTTGTTTGCAAAATCCTGAAGAATTGCTGAAATTGGATGGCCTTCTCGATAGCTGCTTAAGCTTACGTCAAGCTCAGCGTCTTCTCCAGATGATAAGCCGTCCCGATTCCGGTGCCAGTGTAGTTGAGGACATCAGTAACGAACACCAAGATTATCGACAG GTCGTTAACCGTGTTTTAGAGAGTCTCGATCAATGGCGGTTACGAGTTGCTTGGTTGGACCTGCAACTACTTTGCCAGCAATTAACTTCAATAGGCAGTGGAGGGGCATCCTCTACTGACATGAATCAATTATTGGAGGCTATCGCTCGCGCTGTTCTTGACGTGTTTGAACTGTCTACAACACCAGGTGTAAAAGAGGAGCCAGATCAGAGCGGAGGATCCAGTTCTCTGAAAAAGCGAACCGAAGCGGCAGCTGCCACCCCATCCTCTTCTGTTTCCGGTTCCGCCATCAAATCGCATCCGAGTCTGTCAATTTCGTTGATTGCTCCTTTAGTGTCGAAGCTTCCAGGAACTGTTCAAGGGCGAATTCTCAAAGTGGCAAGCCAA GTACTTGAAAGCTGCAATTGGGGTCTAGTTTCCAAGGGAAAAGATAAAGAGCGCAACATTCCAAACCCCACACTAGCTTTTCGTTCCAAATCGTTGCTGTCTTACGAACCTTTGTTATCTCTGGTGATGACGTGTCTTAAAGGACAAGACGAGCAACGCGAgatgtttctttcttctcttcattCTCAATTGTCGCACTTCAATTTCTTGCCCAAAGAGGATCGCCTCTATCAGGGTGAAGACATCCGAGCGCGACAGGCAATGCTGGAGGCATTGCAGCTCCGTTTTAGCCTTGTTGGCG GTTTATTTGATTCTATTTTGCGTAATCCAATGGTAGCCATAGATTGGGCTATCCTGTTGACTCAGCTAGTGACTAACGGAGTAGTGGATGCATCTAATAATACCGAACTCTTTACGACATTGCAAGATATGTTGGCTACCTTACTGCACTCTACCCTAGTGACTGATGGCCAGTCTGATCGTGGTGAAGACAGCCGTAAATACTACCCGATCctgattaaaaaattgaaaaaagaattagctGAACGCAAAGGATCTCCATCCATTCAATGTATCAAACAACTTCTTCCCCTACCGAAGCTAACCAGTGAATTTGTGACGTGTGAACCTTATGGGACTCTGACCGATACCAAG GGAAACAAAATTAGCGGATTTGATAGCAATGACAAGAAACAAGGACACCGACTGTATGAGAAACAGCGAGTTTCTCCCTGGGAAATACTGGAAGGCCACAAAACAGCTGCTCCACTCTCTTGGGCTTGGTTTGGAGCTGTTCGTGTCGAGCGGAAACCACTTCGGCACCAAGAAGTCCAACGCCTGCTACGTCATCATACACATGCTTTGCACAAACCTGCATCATACTATCTAGAACACCCAATCCTTCCGCCGGAAGAATTGGAACCTCCTGTAGTGGAAAAGATTGTCCCGAAAGAAGAAGTTTGCTTCAAAATGGAGATACCGTCTTCTGATCAATCACCTAGAGGAGTAACGAAACGTGGACAGAAATCGAACCAGCGTCGACCGCGGGGTCGAAGAGgcgctgcagctgctgcagcGGCCGCGGCCGCCGCTGCCACAGTTTCTCAACCg ACCGTTGGAGGAGGTTATCAGAGCCCAGTTGCATCCGGAATGTATCCACCTCAACCACCTCCTCAGTGGAATAATTACACAGCGCCGGCCCCACCAGCCTCTCAACAAGGAACAGTCCCAACACCGGCTGCATTTTTCCCGCAACAAACAATCGGTCCGAGATTCCCAAGCGAAAGACCGGGCACCCAATCACGCCAGGCGTTGAGCAATATGCTTAGACAGAGGCATACAAGTACTCAGTTCGTACCCGGCTCTGGGGCCAATCCTGCTGTCGCCAATCCTACTGCTGTACCCTCGGCTCCGCCAACTGGAGCTGGAGGAGGAGCCATGCCCAACAATCCTCGAGTCGCACCGGGTGCAGtggctggtggtggtgcaaACCAACAACAATTTCCAAACATTTCGATGGTAGACAAACAGAGACAGCAGCAGTTCATGCGTCAGCAAATGCGACAGCAGCACACAGGAGGTAACGTCTTTGGACAGCAAGGACCGCAACAGGCACAgccacaacagcagcagcagcagcagcagcagcaacaacaacaacaacagcagcagcagcagcaacaacaacagcaacaacaagtgCAAATGGCTCCTGGTGGATTTTCAAACATACACACACCCATGAATCAGAATTTCGGCATGTTCCAAAGCGGAACACCTGGTATGCAACAACTCGTCAATCCCCAACAACAGCAGGCCCAATCACAACCCGCACAGCAACAGCCACAGCAGCAAGGAATGATGGGGCAGCATTTTCCTCAAG CTGGAAATTTCCCCATGCAACAAACGCAGCCACAAGGGAATATGATCCTCATGCAACAGCAACATCAACAGCCCCAGGGGCGCGGAATGAACGCTACTCCCATGCGCCCGCCGTTTATGCAGAGCGCCGGTATGCAAATGAACGCGGCACAGCCGAACCAATTCGTTAGAGGAGCTATGCCTAATCAGCAGCAAGCTGTTCGGTTACAACACCAACAAATGGTGGCtatacaacagcaacaacaaatgcAGCACAACATggggcagcagcaacaacataaTCAGCATTACCATCAGcccttttaa